The Propionispora hippei DSM 15287 genome includes the window AAAAAGGGAATTTTCCGTAAGGGATAGAAAAGGGAGAAAGGAAATATGCAGTTATTCTTTTTATTCTTTCCCGAAAGGACTTTGTAATGAATTATATATTACTAACGGCTATCAGTTCGGCGGCCGGAACATTTTCTTTAAGTTTGGTATATGTATACCTGTATGTTTTATATAGAGAAAGACATATCGGACTGTGGGCGTTATCCTGGATTATTTTTTTGCTCCGGAATATTCTATTTGATTTTGGTGTGCTGCAGTGGAAGCACTCGCTGTGGGAATTTAACTTGTATCAATTGCTGTTTAACGCCAGCGGTATTGTATTTGTCTGGGGAATTTACCTGTTTAACAACAGGAAAATTCATAAGGGCTGGCTATATGGGGTGGTTTTATCGGTTGTGGCAACGGCTTTGCTGGCGCTGCTGCCTGTACCGCAGTTATATAAGCTTTTGCCCACCGCCTGGTATGGCGGCGTGGTGCTGCTGTGGATCGGCATATTCTTTTTGTTCCATATGGAAGGCTCCGGCTTTGGACAACAGGTTACCGGCTATGCGTTTTTCCTCTGGGGTTCGCTTACCCTGATCTTCCCCTTATTTCCGGGTTGGATGACTTGGATTGTGCCGTTGGCGGGGCTGCTTCGTGTCACTATTGCCGCAGGCACGATTATTGTGTATTTTGAAAAGACCAGGCAGGACTTAATTAATAAAGAATTGCCCTATCGCCTGTTCGCGGAAAATGCCGCCGATATTATTTACCGGTTTAAAGTAGGCCCGGTTCCTGTTTTTGAATATATCAGTCCTGCCGCTTTGACGGTTACAGGCTATGCTGTAGAGGAGTTTTACCGGGAGGGGAGTTTGTTCGGAACCTTGCTGCATCCGTTTGAACTGCCGCAGCAGCAAGAGGACACTGGACCGCGAATTTTTTCCATACAGCGCAAGGACGGGGTAGCTATCTGGGCCGAGCAGACAGTCACATATATTCGCGATAGTGAGGGAAAGGTCATGGCGGTGGAAGGGATTGTCCGTGATATTACGTCCCGCAGGAAGCTGGAGACTATTGCCGAACGGGCGGATAAAATGAATGTGGTTGGGCAGATGGCCGTCAGTGTAGCTCATGAAATTCGCAATCCTTTGACCACCGTCCGGGGCTATTTGCAGTTTATGGCCTATAAAAAAGGCGATAAGGCGCTGGAAAGCTGTTACGAAATTTTAATTGAAGAACTGGACAGAGCCAATGATATTATCAGTGAGTATTTGCTATTGGCGAAAGAAAAACGGGCTAAACTGCAGCATTGTTCTTTGAATAAAGTCATTCATGCTATTTACCCGTTGCTGGAAACGCTGGCTACCGTCGATAAAGCAGCCCTCCGCCTTCAATTAGCGCCGGTTCCCGAGGTATTGCTTGATGAGAACGAAATCAGACAATTGTTGCTTAATCTGGTCCGTAACGCTATTGAGGCCATGGCACACAGGGGAGGCCTGGTACAAATCCGTACTTATAGGGAAGCGGAGCAGGTGGTTTTGGCTGTCAGCGACGATGGTCCGGGTATACCGGCTCATTTGCTGGAACAACTGGGAACGCCGTTTCTGACCACCAAAGACACGGGAACAGGCTTAGGGTTATCCATTTGCTATCGTATTGTGCACCGCCACGGGGCTGTGATGAAGGTGAAAACAGACCCGGCAGGAACCGAATTCTTAATATATTTTAAATTGACCATTTAAAAAACTAACCGGTTTGAAGGTATCTAAACAGATGCTTCAAGCCGGTTTATTTTTTTCTCTTTTTCCGTTGTCGGCTGTGGGGCTTTCTCAGGCGCTTGCCTGGAGAAGGAAGGTGAGACGATGAAGCCGTGAAGGCTTTTGCAGTCTGTCAGCCAGCATGATAAGGAAAGGAGAAATGTAGTGTGGAAAAGAGTTGTCAAATTCTCGGCGAACCTCAGGCAATACAGCAAGGACAGGTGCAAATTGGTGTTGCCCGGACGGAGGAGGAAAAAAGTGATATTTATCGTTTCCGCTATCGTATTTATGTGGAGGAAATGGGTAAATTGCCCGCAATACAAGGCCGGGAGGCCTTGCTGTATGATGAACTGGATGAATGGGGCCTGCTCTTATATGCCCGGGCCGGCCACGAAATTGTCGGCACTATGCGGGTCAATATCGGCACAAGAGAACAGTTTTCACCAAGCTGGCAAACCATGTTAGCCTTGGAAAGATTCCAACGGTTTTACGGCAAGGAAAAACAGCCGCTTTTTTCCTATAGTTCAAAATTTATGATTGCTCCGCGTTACCGTAATTCGGCAATGTCCTATTTGCTGCCGTCCCGCGGCTATGAACTGGAATGCAGTCAGGGAGTCGAGTTTAGTTTTGGCTTATGTAATTTGTATTTGCTGCGCCTGTATGAGCAATTTGGCTTTCGGCGTTTTGGCGGGCATATTGAGGATGCTGAGTTCGGCCTGTTGTCGCCTTTCGTACTGTTGGTCAATGACATAGCCCATTTGAAGGCTGTTCGGTCTCCCTATTACCGGCTGGCGCGCAAGCGGGCCGCCGATACCGGCAGCAAGGATTGGTTTTATCATGAATTTACGGAAAATTCAGATATAATTAACAGCCAATTAATTACGGACGAAGGGCTATGGGAATACCTGACGGGTCGTCTGGATGACCGTCCGGAACAGATAATGACCCTGCTGCGGGGACTGTCGGCCAGGGAAGGGCAAAAACTGGTCGGCGCCTGCGGTGTGGTGGTGCGTTGTTCGGCCGGGGAAACCATCGTACGGCAAGGCAGCAGCAGTTATGATGTCAATGTGGTGATTACCGGTCAGGTACAGGCCCGGGATGGCTCCGTTGTTTACCCCGGTGAAGCTTTCGGTACGAACGGGCTGTTGGTTCATCCGCGGCAGGAAAGAGAAATCACCGCTAAAACCAATGCCGAAATATTAGTCCTATCCAGTTTGTCCTTTGCCAAATTTGCCCACAACGATCCGGCGACGGCACACCGGGTTATCATTAATTTGAGTCAAGGCAGCTAGGTAACCTAGAAATAACAAATGACCAGGAACTATGGTTCCTGGTCATTTGTTATTTGCAACGGTTGAGGATGGCGGTTTCTAAGCAAAGCATGGGGCCAGTCGATGATATTGTTTAAAAGATTAATAATGGTAGGGTCAAATAATTTTCGCTTGCCCTCCAGCAGCTTAAATAATGCTTCCTGAGGAGTACAACCGCCAATGATCAGATGGTCATAGTGATCAGCGATGGCAATAATTTTGGCAAACTCAATAATTTGATCCCTTTTCAAGCCTAAGGGGAATCCCTTTCCATCATAACGTTCATGATGCTGTAAGCAGGTCAGCGCCACAACCATGGGAATTTGTGCATTGCTGCGCATTTTAATGAATCCGTTCAGCGGATGTTGACGGTCGTCTTCCTTCAATACTCCTCCCATGCCGCAATCATGCAGAATACCGGCCATAGCGAGATATTCAAGATTAAGCATGTCGTAGTGGCAAATCATTCCAATATAAAGGGCGATGATAGTTACCCGCAGACTATGATTATATAATTTTTCATCTTGCGCATCCTGGTCCAAAAATTGTTGTACGTAAGGCTTTTCCAATACCGTGTAAATGATAGACTCAAATGTTTCGGCGCTTGATTGTAGTCTTAGCATATTTTGCTGGCGGATACCGTTTGTCAGGCGTTGGATGGTTAGCAGCGTTTGCTGCACTGGAAACTCAGGTCGTGGCGGAGGTGGCGGAGCAGGAGGCTCTTCGGCTTGGATTTCTACCTTTTGAATGTTAAAACGCTTAAGCCTGTTGATGCAGGATTGCGTCAATGTAACACCGGCACCGACCAGAATCACTCCCCGGACATCACAAATAGTTTGACTGCAAATCATGCCCGCCTCTAATTTATCAATATCAATTGCTTCCATGACATTATACCCCTATCTTTAATTCAGACTGAATGGAGTTGATCACAGAAAGAATCATTTCATTTTTCAATGGTTTGGTCAGTACGGCAAAGGCGCCGGCAGTCATGCACTCCTTATAGACGGCAGGTTGGCTGCCTAAAGCGCTTATTATAACAAGGACTGCTTTATTGTCTATTTCGGATATAATTTTCAGTAAGGCAATTCCGTCTGGCGGCGGCATAACGATACCTGTGAAAATGATATCCGGTTGAAACGAACGGTGCTTCTCCAGGGCTTCGATACCGTTGGCTGCTTCCGCATATTCACATGAAAGATGGGCTTCGATCATTTTTTTTAGGGAGTTGCGAAACAATCTGGAATCGTCTACAATCAATATCCGCGGCATACTATTGCCCCCCGTACAAAACATAAGTAGCGTACTAAAAACAGCATGTTAAAAGGCTTATTCGTGCTTCCGGGGAATTTTTCCTACAGTGGAGGTGCCTTTTAAGAAAACTTCTTAGGTAAAGTTGAATAATTTGGTGAAAGCCTTTCTTTAATTACAAGTCTATGTCCAACCCGACAGGGCAATGGTCGCTGCCCATGACTTCCGGATAGATGGTGGCTTCCTTAACCGCTTGCTTGAGCTTGCCGGAAACAAGAAAGTAATCAATGCGCCATCCGATATTGCGGGCCCGGGCATTCATCATATAGGACCACCAGGTGTAGGCATCCTGCTTGTCCGGATATAGATGGCGGAAGGAGTCGGTAAAGCCGGCTTCAAGCAAAAGCGTCATTTTGGCCCGCTCCTCATCGGTAAAACCGGCGTTTTTCCGGTTGGCTTTCGGATTTTTTATATCAATTTCCTTGTGAGCCACATTCATGTCGCCGCAGACAATCACCGGCTTGCTGCTGTCAAGTCGCATGAGATAGGCTTGGAAATCCTCTTCCCATTTCATCCGGTAGTCGAGTCTGGCTAAACCGCGTTGTGAGTTGGGCGTATATACGTTTACCAGATAGAACCTGTCAAATTCCAGGGTAAGTACCCGGCCTTCCTGGTCATGCTCTTCTATCTGTATGCCACGGGTACAGGCCAGCGGTGCAAGGCGCGTGAACACGGCTGTGCCGGAGTAACCTTTCTTTATTGCGCTGTTCCAGTACTGCTCATAGCCGGAAAGCTGCAAATCGATCTGTTCCGGCTGCAGCTTTGACTCTTGAATGCAGAAAATATCCGCGTCGGCAGTATTGAAAAAATCCATAAATCCTTTGGTCAGGCAAGCTCTTAGTCCATTTACGTTCCATGATAATAACTTCATAATTTTACCTCAATCAAAGATTTTGTGTTATTATAACAAACAAAATAAGGGTTGCCAAGTAAGAAAATGTTGCATTTTTCTTAAATTTGGCGTTTAATAAAGATATAAATGATAATAATTATCGTTTATATAAAATAACTTTTAATTGGGCATATAGATAAGTGCTGTATGGCAAATAGTACATATACATAAATGGAGAGAGGATGTGCTACTATGGAATATCGTATTGAAAAGGACTCAATGGGGGAGATCAAAGTACCGGCGGATAAGCTGTGGGGAGCGCAGACGCAGCGCAGCTTTGAGAATTTTCAAATCGGTACGGAAAAAATACCGGC containing:
- a CDS encoding two-component system sensor histidine kinase NtrB; translated protein: MNYILLTAISSAAGTFSLSLVYVYLYVLYRERHIGLWALSWIIFLLRNILFDFGVLQWKHSLWEFNLYQLLFNASGIVFVWGIYLFNNRKIHKGWLYGVVLSVVATALLALLPVPQLYKLLPTAWYGGVVLLWIGIFFLFHMEGSGFGQQVTGYAFFLWGSLTLIFPLFPGWMTWIVPLAGLLRVTIAAGTIIVYFEKTRQDLINKELPYRLFAENAADIIYRFKVGPVPVFEYISPAALTVTGYAVEEFYREGSLFGTLLHPFELPQQQEDTGPRIFSIQRKDGVAIWAEQTVTYIRDSEGKVMAVEGIVRDITSRRKLETIAERADKMNVVGQMAVSVAHEIRNPLTTVRGYLQFMAYKKGDKALESCYEILIEELDRANDIISEYLLLAKEKRAKLQHCSLNKVIHAIYPLLETLATVDKAALRLQLAPVPEVLLDENEIRQLLLNLVRNAIEAMAHRGGLVQIRTYREAEQVVLAVSDDGPGIPAHLLEQLGTPFLTTKDTGTGLGLSICYRIVHRHGAVMKVKTDPAGTEFLIYFKLTI
- a CDS encoding GNAT family N-acyltransferase, translating into MEKSCQILGEPQAIQQGQVQIGVARTEEEKSDIYRFRYRIYVEEMGKLPAIQGREALLYDELDEWGLLLYARAGHEIVGTMRVNIGTREQFSPSWQTMLALERFQRFYGKEKQPLFSYSSKFMIAPRYRNSAMSYLLPSRGYELECSQGVEFSFGLCNLYLLRLYEQFGFRRFGGHIEDAEFGLLSPFVLLVNDIAHLKAVRSPYYRLARKRAADTGSKDWFYHEFTENSDIINSQLITDEGLWEYLTGRLDDRPEQIMTLLRGLSAREGQKLVGACGVVVRCSAGETIVRQGSSSYDVNVVITGQVQARDGSVVYPGEAFGTNGLLVHPRQEREITAKTNAEILVLSSLSFAKFAHNDPATAHRVIINLSQGS
- a CDS encoding HD-GYP domain-containing protein, encoding MEAIDIDKLEAGMICSQTICDVRGVILVGAGVTLTQSCINRLKRFNIQKVEIQAEEPPAPPPPPRPEFPVQQTLLTIQRLTNGIRQQNMLRLQSSAETFESIIYTVLEKPYVQQFLDQDAQDEKLYNHSLRVTIIALYIGMICHYDMLNLEYLAMAGILHDCGMGGVLKEDDRQHPLNGFIKMRSNAQIPMVVALTCLQHHERYDGKGFPLGLKRDQIIEFAKIIAIADHYDHLIIGGCTPQEALFKLLEGKRKLFDPTIINLLNNIIDWPHALLRNRHPQPLQITNDQEP
- a CDS encoding response regulator transcription factor, whose translation is MPRILIVDDSRLFRNSLKKMIEAHLSCEYAEAANGIEALEKHRSFQPDIIFTGIVMPPPDGIALLKIISEIDNKAVLVIISALGSQPAVYKECMTAGAFAVLTKPLKNEMILSVINSIQSELKIGV
- a CDS encoding exodeoxyribonuclease III, which produces MKLLSWNVNGLRACLTKGFMDFFNTADADIFCIQESKLQPEQIDLQLSGYEQYWNSAIKKGYSGTAVFTRLAPLACTRGIQIEEHDQEGRVLTLEFDRFYLVNVYTPNSQRGLARLDYRMKWEEDFQAYLMRLDSSKPVIVCGDMNVAHKEIDIKNPKANRKNAGFTDEERAKMTLLLEAGFTDSFRHLYPDKQDAYTWWSYMMNARARNIGWRIDYFLVSGKLKQAVKEATIYPEVMGSDHCPVGLDIDL